In Pedobacter sp. WC2423, the following are encoded in one genomic region:
- a CDS encoding PAS domain S-box protein, giving the protein MPINTGVWSSSEKERLCALYAYHILDTPVEKSFDNLAKLATQIFNIPIALISLLDKERQWVKSSIGVELREFPRKQSFCEYTIQGNTVFEICDTLKDSRFVDYPVVVSEPYIRYYAGAPLIDDQGFVLGTLCVFDLVPRQFTDSQKDILKGIAQEVVVHLVLRKKDEQIRSSMIRCRELLDITGVSPEIHCILDFRGKVLFVNEAVTRLLGYTVPEAMELGLLDVCYPEDIPRVMKSIADGLGNNYKELHIDFRVVGRDHIIRWISWSLVSKNKRWYTYGRDITDNKKVESDLMKLSFVASKVNNAVVINDADNRVTWVNAAFEKITGFNLEDVKGKRLGDLIIGPKTDLELIDEVRRLTKQRQSFTIDMLAYRKDKKEIWLSVYNTVVLDERGNVEIEVEIIIDITDKKRAEEELQVLSMVASKTNTGVNIQDKEGITTWVNQSLEKLTGYKKEELYGHHLGNILSPNFYDQELISSSRVKSKNNQSYTIEVLAEKKNGSTVWLSVSNTPIINSKGKVERQIDLISDITQRKQIEKEMIEAREQALKLSEAKEMFLSVMSHEIRTPLNAVIGMTHLLLDNDPKISQIDDLNILKFSGENLLHIINDILDFTKMETGNMELEVFPFNLKTLANDIINSLQVNVRKKGNQLNLVFDPLIPSLISGDKNRLYQILMNFLGNAIKFTENGQVQLILTLAGQNEKESIIRFEITDNGIGIPKDKQSYIFESFTQAKTDISRKYGGTGLGLAITKKLLQMFNSDIIVDSTEGEGTTFSFEIAFSKTAEISASPGHGTEMSVFTGKRILVVDDNEINILIAKRILSKWGLEIEAAVNGYEALEKIMTESFDLIFMDIKMPGIDGFETTGIVRDISGDYYKKVPIIALTASTLKNDHYKFHECGMNGHVLKPFNPEEIKNLLFSFFSREKE; this is encoded by the coding sequence ATGCCAATAAATACAGGAGTATGGTCATCTAGTGAAAAAGAAAGATTATGTGCTTTATATGCATATCATATCCTTGATACCCCTGTTGAAAAAAGCTTTGATAACCTTGCGAAACTCGCTACACAAATATTTAATATACCCATTGCCCTGATTTCTCTTTTAGACAAAGAAAGGCAATGGGTTAAATCATCCATTGGCGTTGAGCTCAGGGAATTTCCACGCAAACAATCTTTTTGCGAATATACCATCCAGGGAAATACAGTATTCGAAATCTGTGATACCTTGAAAGACAGTCGTTTTGTCGATTATCCGGTAGTTGTTTCTGAACCTTATATCAGGTATTATGCTGGTGCCCCTTTAATTGATGATCAAGGTTTTGTATTAGGCACACTCTGTGTATTTGATCTGGTGCCCCGTCAATTTACGGATAGCCAGAAAGATATTCTAAAAGGGATTGCACAGGAAGTTGTCGTGCACCTTGTGCTCAGAAAGAAAGACGAGCAGATTCGTTCCAGTATGATCCGCTGCCGGGAACTTTTGGATATTACAGGAGTTTCTCCCGAAATCCATTGCATCCTTGACTTCAGGGGCAAGGTTTTATTTGTCAATGAGGCGGTTACCCGTTTATTAGGTTATACTGTGCCCGAAGCCATGGAACTCGGTCTTTTGGATGTCTGTTATCCGGAAGATATTCCCCGGGTAATGAAAAGTATAGCAGATGGACTGGGGAATAATTATAAAGAACTTCATATTGACTTCAGAGTAGTTGGCCGGGATCATATTATCCGCTGGATCAGCTGGTCGCTGGTTTCCAAAAACAAGCGCTGGTATACCTACGGAAGAGATATCACAGACAATAAAAAGGTGGAGAGTGATTTGATGAAACTGTCATTTGTGGCCAGCAAGGTAAATAATGCTGTAGTCATTAATGATGCAGATAATCGCGTGACCTGGGTAAACGCTGCCTTTGAGAAGATCACAGGATTTAACCTGGAAGATGTTAAAGGAAAGCGCCTGGGAGATTTGATTATTGGTCCTAAAACAGATCTGGAGCTGATTGATGAGGTTAGAAGACTAACCAAACAAAGGCAATCTTTTACCATCGATATGCTGGCTTATCGAAAAGATAAGAAAGAAATCTGGCTTTCTGTTTATAATACAGTGGTACTGGATGAGAGAGGAAATGTAGAAATCGAAGTAGAGATTATCATTGATATTACCGATAAAAAAAGAGCGGAAGAAGAGTTACAGGTACTGTCTATGGTAGCCAGTAAAACGAATACAGGAGTGAATATCCAGGATAAAGAAGGCATTACCACCTGGGTCAATCAATCTCTTGAAAAGTTGACCGGATATAAGAAAGAAGAGCTCTATGGACATCATTTAGGGAATATTCTTTCTCCTAATTTCTATGATCAGGAATTGATATCCAGCTCGCGCGTTAAAAGTAAGAACAACCAGTCTTATACCATAGAAGTACTGGCAGAGAAGAAAAACGGATCTACGGTCTGGTTGTCTGTCTCCAATACACCTATTATTAACAGTAAGGGAAAAGTAGAGCGGCAGATTGACCTGATCTCTGACATTACACAGCGTAAGCAAATTGAGAAAGAGATGATCGAGGCCAGAGAACAGGCCTTAAAACTTAGTGAAGCAAAAGAAATGTTTCTTTCGGTGATGAGTCATGAAATTCGTACACCTTTGAATGCCGTGATTGGCATGACACATTTATTATTGGATAATGATCCTAAAATTTCGCAGATTGATGATTTAAATATTCTGAAGTTCTCAGGTGAAAACTTATTGCATATTATTAATGATATTCTTGATTTCACTAAAATGGAAACCGGTAATATGGAACTGGAAGTTTTTCCATTCAATCTGAAAACACTGGCAAATGATATTATCAATTCCCTGCAGGTTAATGTAAGGAAGAAAGGAAATCAGTTAAATCTTGTTTTTGACCCTTTAATTCCATCCTTGATTTCCGGAGATAAAAACAGGCTGTACCAGATTCTGATGAACTTTTTAGGCAATGCGATTAAGTTTACGGAGAATGGGCAGGTGCAGCTGATCCTGACTCTTGCCGGACAGAATGAAAAAGAGTCAATCATCAGGTTTGAGATTACAGATAATGGTATAGGCATCCCTAAAGACAAACAAAGCTATATTTTTGAAAGCTTTACACAGGCCAAAACGGATATTTCCAGGAAATATGGAGGTACTGGACTGGGGCTGGCAATTACGAAAAAGTTACTGCAGATGTTCAATTCTGATATTATTGTAGACAGTACTGAAGGTGAAGGAACAACCTTTTCTTTTGAAATTGCATTTAGTAAAACGGCAGAAATATCTGCCTCACCTGGTCATGGAACCGAGATGAGTGTTTTTACAGGCAAAAGAATATTGGTCGTAGACGATAATGAAATTAATATCCTGATTGCTAAACGGATTTTGAGCAAATGGGGGTTAGAGATTGAAGCTGCGGTGAATGGGTATGAGGCTTTAGAGAAGATAATGACGGAGAGTTTTGATCTGATCTTTATGGATATTAAAATGCCTGGAATAGATGGTTTCGAAACCACAGGCATTGTCAGGGATATCAGCGGGGACTATTACAAGAAAGTACCTATCATTGCGTTGACCGCTTCTACGCTTAAAAATGACCATTACAAATTTCATGAATGCGGTATGAATGGTCATGTGCTAAAACCGTTTAATCCTGAAGAGATTAAAAACCTGCTTTTCAGCTTCTTTTCGCGCGAAAAGGAATAG
- the glyA gene encoding serine hydroxymethyltransferase, whose amino-acid sequence MERDTLIFDLIDRELDRQENGLELIASENFVSKQVMEAAGSVLTNKYAEGLPGKRYYGGCQVVDEVENIAIERAKKLFGAEWVNVQPHSGAQANAAVMLAVIQPGDKILGFDLSHGGHLTHGSPVNFSGKLYKPFFYGVKKEDGLIDYAKLEEVALAERPKLIICGASAYSREWDYAFIRSVADKIGALVLADISHPAGLIARGLLANPLPHCHIVTTTTHKTLRGPRGGLIMMGKDFENPFGIKTPKGETRMMSSVLDMAVFPGTQGGPLEHIIAAKAIAFGEALSDEYLVYIKQVQANAQAMAKAFMSRGYGIISGGTDNHLMLIDLRNKNITGKVAENALEKADITVNKNMVPFDDKSPFVTSGIRVGTAAITSRGFKEQDMEKIVDLIDQVLTNPEDDAHLSEVRKQVTALVAGFPLYK is encoded by the coding sequence ATGGAACGAGATACTTTAATTTTTGATTTGATTGACAGGGAATTAGACCGTCAGGAAAACGGCCTTGAGCTGATTGCTTCAGAAAATTTTGTAAGCAAACAGGTAATGGAAGCTGCGGGTTCAGTATTAACTAACAAATATGCTGAAGGCTTACCGGGCAAACGTTATTATGGCGGATGTCAGGTAGTTGATGAGGTAGAGAATATTGCCATTGAGCGTGCGAAAAAACTATTTGGTGCGGAATGGGTAAATGTTCAGCCACATTCTGGCGCGCAGGCTAATGCAGCTGTGATGCTGGCTGTAATACAGCCAGGAGACAAAATCCTTGGATTTGATCTGTCTCATGGAGGACACTTAACTCACGGTTCTCCGGTAAATTTTTCGGGTAAATTATACAAGCCTTTTTTTTACGGTGTTAAAAAAGAAGACGGACTGATTGATTATGCAAAACTGGAAGAAGTAGCTTTAGCTGAACGTCCAAAATTGATTATCTGTGGGGCATCTGCTTATTCAAGAGAATGGGATTATGCTTTTATCCGTAGCGTAGCTGACAAAATCGGTGCGTTGGTTCTTGCTGATATTTCACACCCTGCTGGTCTGATTGCAAGAGGATTATTGGCAAACCCACTTCCTCATTGCCATATCGTGACTACAACTACTCACAAAACATTACGTGGACCACGTGGTGGACTGATTATGATGGGTAAAGATTTCGAAAACCCATTTGGTATCAAAACACCTAAAGGAGAAACCAGAATGATGTCATCTGTATTAGACATGGCAGTTTTTCCAGGTACTCAGGGTGGTCCGTTAGAACATATAATTGCAGCAAAAGCTATAGCATTTGGTGAAGCATTGAGCGATGAATATCTGGTCTATATCAAACAAGTACAAGCGAATGCGCAGGCAATGGCCAAAGCTTTTATGAGCAGAGGTTATGGCATTATTTCAGGCGGTACAGACAATCACTTAATGCTGATTGACTTACGCAATAAAAATATAACTGGGAAAGTTGCAGAAAATGCGCTTGAAAAAGCAGATATTACCGTGAACAAGAATATGGTGCCGTTTGACGATAAATCTCCTTTTGTGACTTCAGGTATCCGTGTAGGAACTGCTGCAATTACAAGCAGAGGATTCAAAGAACAAGACATGGAAAAAATAGTTGATTTAATAGATCAGGTTTTAACCAATCCAGAGGATGATGCCCATTTGAGTGAAGTGAGAAAACAAGTAACTGCTTTAGTTGCTGGTTTTCCATTATACAAGTAA
- the dxs gene encoding 1-deoxy-D-xylulose-5-phosphate synthase — MENFNTPLLPNINYPADLKQYTEDDLEQISQELRQYIIDTVSINGGHFSSSLGVVELTVALHYVLNTPYDKLVWDVGHQAYGHKILTGRKSVFHTNRLLNGISGFPNISESEYDTMGVGHSSTSISAALGMAVASQLKGEKDRQHVAVIGDGAMTAGLAFEGLNHAGIENSNLLVILNDNCMSIDPNVGALKEYLTNITTSKSYNRFRDDISSVLIKLSELGPNAHKFVKKIEKSIKGTLLNQSNLFESLNFRYFGPVDGHDVKKLAAVLKDLKDIPGPKLLHCVTVKGKGFALAEKDQTKWHAPGLFDKITGEIKKSVNDKPQPPKYQDVFGHTLVELAEANKNIVGITPAMPSGSSMNIMMKAMPDRAFDVGIAEQHAVTFSAGLATQGMLPFCNIYSSFMQRAYDQVIHDVAIQNLNVVFCLDRAGFAGSDGATHHGAYDLAYMRCIPNMTVAAPMNEEELRNLMYTAQLENMGPFSIRYPRGSGVMADWKRPFKAIEVGKGRKICDGEEVAILTIGNVGNFAVEACKELNTEGIHPAHYDMRFVKPIDEALLHDVFKRYKKIITVEDGCLQGGMGSAVLEFMADHNYQANVIRLGIPDKVVDHGEQNELWAICGYDKAGIIATVKKIAVGRTTATIAS; from the coding sequence ATGGAAAACTTCAACACTCCATTACTACCTAACATAAACTATCCTGCTGATTTAAAGCAGTATACAGAAGACGACCTGGAACAAATCAGCCAGGAATTACGTCAGTATATTATTGATACTGTCAGTATAAATGGCGGTCACTTTTCTTCCAGCCTTGGTGTTGTAGAGCTTACTGTAGCTTTACATTACGTGCTGAACACTCCTTATGATAAATTAGTCTGGGATGTAGGCCATCAGGCGTATGGCCATAAAATTCTGACCGGAAGAAAATCTGTTTTTCATACTAACCGTTTGCTGAATGGTATCAGTGGTTTCCCTAATATTAGTGAAAGTGAGTATGATACAATGGGGGTAGGTCACTCTTCTACCTCAATTTCTGCAGCATTGGGTATGGCTGTAGCTTCCCAGTTAAAAGGCGAGAAAGATCGTCAGCATGTTGCTGTAATTGGTGATGGTGCAATGACTGCCGGACTTGCTTTTGAAGGACTTAACCATGCTGGAATTGAAAATTCAAATCTGCTGGTTATTCTGAATGATAACTGTATGTCTATTGATCCGAATGTCGGTGCACTGAAAGAGTATTTAACAAATATTACTACATCTAAATCTTACAACCGGTTTAGAGATGATATTTCAAGTGTACTGATCAAACTTTCTGAGCTTGGCCCGAATGCACATAAATTCGTTAAAAAGATAGAAAAAAGTATCAAAGGCACTTTATTGAATCAAAGCAATCTTTTTGAGTCTTTAAATTTCAGGTATTTTGGTCCGGTTGATGGTCATGATGTGAAAAAATTAGCAGCTGTGCTGAAAGATCTTAAAGATATTCCCGGCCCTAAGCTATTACACTGTGTAACAGTTAAAGGAAAAGGCTTTGCATTAGCGGAGAAGGATCAAACTAAATGGCATGCTCCGGGTCTTTTTGATAAGATTACCGGTGAAATAAAAAAATCTGTAAATGATAAGCCGCAGCCACCAAAATATCAGGATGTTTTCGGACATACGCTGGTTGAACTGGCTGAGGCGAATAAAAATATTGTGGGGATTACCCCTGCTATGCCTTCAGGATCATCAATGAATATTATGATGAAAGCAATGCCTGACCGCGCGTTTGATGTAGGTATTGCTGAACAGCATGCTGTTACTTTCTCTGCGGGATTAGCCACGCAAGGCATGCTGCCTTTCTGTAATATTTATTCAAGTTTTATGCAGCGCGCTTACGATCAGGTAATCCACGATGTAGCTATACAGAACTTAAATGTTGTTTTCTGTCTGGATCGCGCTGGTTTTGCGGGTAGTGACGGTGCAACGCACCATGGTGCTTACGATCTGGCCTACATGCGCTGCATTCCAAATATGACTGTTGCTGCACCAATGAATGAAGAAGAACTCCGAAACCTGATGTACACTGCACAGCTGGAAAATATGGGTCCTTTTTCTATTCGTTATCCCAGAGGAAGTGGAGTAATGGCAGATTGGAAACGTCCTTTCAAAGCTATTGAAGTTGGAAAAGGCAGAAAGATTTGTGATGGAGAAGAAGTGGCTATCCTGACTATTGGAAATGTTGGTAACTTCGCTGTTGAGGCTTGTAAAGAATTAAACACAGAGGGTATTCATCCTGCGCATTATGATATGCGTTTTGTTAAACCTATAGATGAAGCTTTACTGCATGATGTTTTTAAGCGTTATAAAAAGATAATCACTGTGGAGGATGGCTGTCTGCAAGGTGGAATGGGCTCAGCAGTACTTGAATTCATGGCTGACCATAATTACCAGGCCAATGTAATCCGTTTAGGTATTCCTGACAAGGTTGTTGACCATGGAGAACAAAATGAATTATGGGCAATCTGTGGTTATGATAAAGCTGGAATCATAGCAACTGTAAAAAAGATTGCAGTTGGCAGAACTACTGCAACTATCGCTTCTTAA
- the glmS gene encoding glutamine--fructose-6-phosphate transaminase (isomerizing), translating into MCGIVGYIGYREAWPIVLKGLKRLEYRGYDSAGIALINQSGLKLYKKAGKVQELENFSEGKDRSGTIGMGHTRWATHGEPSDRNSHPHTSNDGKLTIIHNGIIENYAILKEELLSRGHVFNSDTDTEVLIHLVEEIYKKENTDLLEAVRLALHQVSGAYAIVIMDNDHPDQLIAARKGSPMVIGVGTGEYFIASDATPIIEYTKNVIYLNDNEIAFLKRDELLIKRLDNVVQTPYIQELELKLEMLEKGGYEHFMLKEIFEQSRSIRDCMRGRIYPNEGRVQLGGIKEYADKLKNIDRIIIVACGTSWHAGLVGEYLIEEYARIPVEVEYASEFRYRNPIITEKDVVIAISQSGETADTMAAIEMAKEKGATIFGVCNVVGSSIPRLTHAGVYTHAGPEIGVASTKAFTAQVTVLTLMAFYMAQQKGTLTQAKLVELLTELDCIPEKITKALASNDLIKEIAHKFKDSRNCLFLGRGSGFPVALEGALKLKEISYIHAEGYPAAEMKHGPIALIDEEMPVVVIATKNSSYEKVISNIQEVKARKGIVLAIVTEGDTEVRKMADYCIEIPDASEAFLPLLATIPLQLLSYHIALLRGCNVDQPRNLAKSVTVE; encoded by the coding sequence ATGTGTGGAATAGTAGGATATATAGGTTATAGAGAAGCTTGGCCAATTGTGCTGAAAGGCTTGAAAAGATTAGAATACCGCGGATATGACAGTGCAGGCATTGCATTGATCAATCAAAGCGGGTTAAAATTATACAAAAAAGCAGGAAAGGTTCAGGAGCTTGAAAATTTCAGTGAGGGAAAAGATAGATCGGGAACGATTGGAATGGGGCATACGCGCTGGGCAACCCACGGGGAACCATCAGATAGAAATTCACACCCGCATACTTCTAACGATGGTAAATTAACTATTATCCATAATGGGATTATTGAGAATTATGCTATCCTGAAAGAAGAGTTATTATCAAGAGGTCACGTTTTTAACAGTGATACAGATACAGAGGTATTGATCCATTTAGTAGAGGAGATTTATAAAAAGGAAAATACAGATCTCTTAGAAGCAGTACGTCTGGCTTTACACCAGGTTAGCGGTGCTTATGCCATTGTAATCATGGACAACGACCATCCTGATCAGTTAATTGCAGCCAGAAAAGGTAGCCCGATGGTTATTGGTGTAGGCACAGGGGAGTATTTTATTGCTTCGGATGCAACACCGATTATTGAGTATACTAAAAATGTTATTTATCTGAATGATAATGAGATCGCATTTTTAAAACGCGATGAGTTATTAATCAAAAGATTAGATAACGTTGTACAAACTCCATATATACAGGAACTGGAGCTTAAACTGGAAATGCTTGAAAAAGGTGGTTATGAGCATTTCATGTTAAAGGAGATCTTTGAGCAATCAAGATCGATCAGAGACTGTATGAGAGGCCGTATTTATCCGAATGAAGGCCGTGTACAATTAGGCGGGATTAAAGAATATGCGGACAAACTGAAAAACATTGACCGTATTATTATTGTCGCTTGCGGAACTTCATGGCATGCCGGATTAGTAGGTGAATATTTAATTGAAGAATATGCACGTATACCTGTAGAAGTAGAATATGCTTCAGAATTCCGTTACAGAAATCCAATTATCACAGAAAAAGATGTGGTTATTGCGATTTCTCAATCCGGAGAAACAGCAGATACGATGGCGGCTATTGAGATGGCCAAAGAAAAAGGAGCAACTATTTTCGGCGTTTGTAATGTGGTAGGTTCATCTATTCCACGTTTAACCCATGCAGGTGTTTATACCCATGCAGGACCTGAAATTGGCGTAGCTTCAACTAAAGCATTTACAGCACAGGTAACCGTATTGACACTGATGGCCTTTTATATGGCACAGCAGAAAGGTACTTTAACACAAGCCAAATTGGTGGAACTGTTAACCGAACTGGACTGTATACCTGAAAAGATCACTAAAGCTTTAGCATCTAACGATCTGATTAAAGAGATCGCCCATAAATTTAAGGATTCCAGAAACTGTCTGTTCCTGGGTAGAGGAAGTGGTTTCCCTGTTGCTTTAGAAGGTGCATTGAAATTGAAAGAGATCTCTTATATCCATGCAGAAGGTTATCCAGCGGCAGAAATGAAGCACGGCCCTATTGCACTGATTGATGAAGAGATGCCAGTAGTGGTTATCGCTACTAAAAACTCTTCTTATGAAAAGGTAATCAGTAATATTCAGGAAGTAAAAGCAAGAAAAGGAATTGTATTGGCGATCGTTACTGAAGGTGATACTGAAGTTCGTAAAATGGCCGATTACTGTATAGAGATCCCTGATGCAAGTGAAGCATTCCTGCCATTACTGGCGACTATACCATTGCAGTTACTTTCTTATCATATTGCTTTGTTAAGAGGTTGCAACGTAGATCAGCCAAGAAACCTGGCAAAATCTGTGACTGTAGAGTAA